The genomic DNA CCCGGGACCGGGACTCAGCGCCCGGAGGGGGCTCGGAGTGGGGCCCGACCGGGACTTCAGGGCCCGGAGCGGCGCCCGGACCGGCGCCCGGACCGGCTCAGGAACCCGGGCTGGGCTCAGGGCCCGGGACCGGGTGCCCGGCCAGGTGAGGGTCGCCGAGGCGCGGCCCGGGAGGGTGTGCGCCGCCGTTCCCGGCAGTGAAGGCGCGGGGGTCCGGGCCTGAAGGTCCCGGGTGACCTGCCGGCCACCCGTGCCGTACCGGAGGGGAGCCCGGTGGGACCCGCTGCGCCGAGTGCGGTGGCGCCCCGTACACAGACCGCTCCGCCGGACCGGATACATGGCCGGCTCCACCGGACCGGATCATGGGCTGCCGCCCCTCCCGGCAGGGTGCGTGGGGGTGATGCCGTCGACCGGTGCGTGAGTGAACTGCTGTTGCGGACTCACGTCAAGGGGGACGCGTTCAGAACTTGAACGCGTAACTCGCCCTGCCCGGTGGGGAGATGGGTACGGACCAATTTCGGTGTGAAGTATTGACGGCTGTGTTCCGGCGGGGTTAACTCCAGCCGCAACGCCGGTACCGGTTCCGGGACCGGTTGCGGAACCGGTACCGGCGACCGATGGTCACGGACTTCCGCGCCTCGTCCGCTTCACCTCGCCCGGTCCTGCTCCGCCCTGCTCAGCCTTGTCCCCGGAGGGCCCTGATGCGTGTCACCATCGCCGATGTCGCCCGTGAGGCCGGCGTCAGCAAGACGACCGTGTCCCGGGTCGTCAACCTCAAGGGCGAAGTGGACGGCTCCACGGCCTCCCGTGTTCGTGAAGTGATCGCACAGCTCGGCTATGTACCCAGTTCGGGTGCCGTCGGACTGGCCCGCGGCAGCAGCCGTACGGTCGGGATGCTGGTGCCCTCGCTGACCTGGCCATGGATGGGCGAACTGCTCCAGGGCGTCGTCGACACCGTCGAGGCCGCCGACTACGGACTGCTGCTCTTCACCTGCAACCGCGGCGCGGAGTCCGTACAGCGCTTCACCGACCAGGTGTCGGCGCGTGCCTTCGACGGACTCGTCGTCGTGGAGCCGGAGAACACGCTCGACCATCTGACCGCACTGCACCGCAAGGGCCTGCCGATCGTCCTGATCGACGACCGCGGCCACCACCCCGCATTCCCCTCCGTCGTGACCACCAATGACGAGGGAGGTGCCTCGGCGGCCCGCCATCTGCTGGCCTCGGGGCGCACCCGGCCGCTGGTCCTCACGGGTCCGCGGCACTTCGGCTGCGTACGTGACCGGCTCAGCGGTTTCCGTTCGGTCCTGCCCACCGACCTGGTCGCGGACGGGGACTTCACCGAACGGGGCGGCCGCCTCGCGGTCGAGGAACTCCTCGCGGCCGGCGTGGAGTTCGACTCGGTCTTCGCGCACAACGACATCAGTGCGGCGGGCGTCCTGCGGGCCCTGCGGGCCGCCGGACGCCGCGTGCCGGACGACATCGCGGTGGTCGGCTTCGACGACATCCCGATGGCCGAGCACACCGCCCCGCCCCTGACCACCGTGCGCCAGCCCACCCGGCGGATGGGTGAGACGGCGGCGCGGATGCTGCTGTCCCACCTCGGCGGCACGGCCGCACCGGACGAACCGGCCGTGCTGCCCACCGAACTGGTCGTGCGCCACTCGGCGCCGTAACGGGCCCGGCCCCGCCGGACACCCGCCCGCATCCCCAACCGCGCCCCACCGTGCGCCATCCGCACGTCTCGCACCGCCCCCGCACCTCGCACCGCCCCCGCACCTCCCGGCGCCACCCGCACCTTCCGGCGCCACCTGTGTCGCCCGCACCGCCCGCACCACCTGTACCCGGCGCGTCGAGCGCTGCCCGCCTCCCGGATCTCCCAGACCCGCAGTCCTTCTGGAGTCGTCATGTCCGTACGCCGTCGTCACACGCTGAGAGCGCTCTCAGTCGCCACCGCCGTGGTCGCGCTCGCCGCCGGCTGCTCGTCCGCCAACTCGGGTTCCGGCAAAGGGGGAGCCGGCGCCACCGGCGTACTGACCCTCGGCAAGCCGGACGGGCCGCAGACGAACAACAGCAACCCGTTCCTGAGCACCTCGGCGAGCGCCACCCTCGGCTACCGCCACATGATCTACGAGCCGCTGGCCATGACGAACCAGATCCGCCCCACCGACAAGGCGGCACCCTGGCTCGCCACCGACTGGACGTGGGAGTCCAACTTCACAAAGGTCACCTTCACCCTCGACGGCCGGGCGAAGTGGGCCGACGGCAAGCCGCTGACCGCCGCCGACGTCGAGTACACCTTCAGCCTGCTGAAGAAGCACCCGGCGCTCAACGGCAACGGCATCCCCTTCGACGGGATCGCCGTGGAGGGCGGGAAGGTCGTCCTGACCTTCAAGGAGTCCCAGTTCGTCAACCAGAACAAGATCATCCAGACCTATATCGTGCCCAAGCACATCTGGGAGAAGGTCGACAACCCGGAGACCTGGCCCAACCGCACCCCGGTCGGCTCGGGCCCGTACAAGCTGAAGACCTTCACCCCGCAGACCACCACGCTGACGGCGACCCCGGCGTACTGGAAGGGCGCGACGAAGGTCAAGGAGCTGCGGTACACCGCGTACAACGACAACAGCGCGGCGACCACGGCGCTGGCGAGCGGCAAGGTCGAGTGGTCGTTCGTCTTCATGCCGAACTACAAGCAGCTGTACATCGCCAAGGACCCCAAGCACCACCAGCTGTGGTTCCCCTCCGGGCTCGGCATCCACGGACTGTGGTTCAACACCGCCCGCAAGCCCTTCGACAACCCGGCGCTGCGCAAGGCGATGGCCATGGTCGTCGACCGCCGGGCGATCCACATCCAGGCCCAGGCGACGCTCTACCCGGAGATCACCAGCCCGACCGGCATCCCGCTGCCCGCCGGTGACCCCTTCCTCGCGCCGGAGTACAAGGGCGCCACCACCGAGCCCGATGTGGAGGGGGCCAGGAAGATCCTCGCCGACGCCGGGTTCACGCTCAGCGGCGGCGCACTCAAGGACCCGTCCGGCAAACCGGTGAAGCTGACCTTCACCGACCCGGCCGGCTGGAACGACTACATCACCGGACTCTCGATCATCAAGGACAACATCAAGCAGCTGGGCATCGAGGCCAAGGTCAGGACACAGACCGCCGACGCCTGGGGCGCGGATGTCGCGAACGGCAACTTCGACGCCACCCTGCACTGGACCAACAGCGGTGCCACGCCCTACGACATGTACCAGAACATGATGGACGGCTCGATCCTCCAGCCCGTCGGCAAGAGCTCCCAGCTCGGCAACTTCGGCCGCTTCAAGAGCCCGGAGGCCACCGCGGCGCTCAAGGAGTACGCCAACGCCACCGAGGACGCCACCCGCACCAGGGCGATGAACACCCTCCAGAAGATCTTCGTCGAGCAGGCGCCCGTGATCCCCACGGCGGCCGCCCCCATCGGCGCCGAGTACTCCTCGAAGAACTGGACCGGCTGGCCCACCGAGTCCGACCCCTACGCCCCGCCGCAGCACACCCAGCCCACCGCGCTGCAGATCGTGCTGAAGCTCAAGCCCACCAAGTGAGTACGGGGGAGGAACCGGCCATGACCACCGAACAGTCCGAGAGCGTGCGGGCGGGCACCGACGTGGTGCTCGAAGCACGCGGAGTCACCAAACACTTCCCCGTACGGCGCACCGGCCGCGATCTCGCCGCACGCCGCCGCCGCACCGTCCACGCCGTCGACGACGTCTCGCTGGAACTCCGGCGCGGCACCGTCACGGCCCTGGTGGGGGAGTCCGGCTCGGGCAAGTCCACCGTCGCCCGGCTGCTCGCCCAGCTCCATCCGCTCACCTCGGGCGAGATACGGCTGTCGGGCACCGCGGTCAAGGCCGGGCGCGGCCGGTCCTTCCGCCGTTACGTCAAGCAGGTCCAGCTCATCTTCCAGGACCCGTTCGCCTCGCTGAACCCGGTGCACACCGTGCGCTACCACCTCACCAGGGCGCTCAGGATCCACGGCCGGGCAGGCAGCGGGGACGCGGAACTGGAGGCCAACCTGTCCGCGCTGCTGGACCGCGTCCAGCTGACACCGCCGCACCAGTACCTGGACAAGTTCCCGCACGAGCTGTCCGGCGGGCAGCGCCAGCGCGTCGCCATCGCCCGCGCGCTCGGCGCCGACCCGCAGGTCCTCCTCGCCGACGAACCGGTCTCGATGCTCGACGTGTCGATCCGGCTCGGCGTCCTCAACCTGCTGCGCGACCTCAAGGAACGTCTGCGGCTCGCGATCCTCTACATCACCCACGACATCGCCTCCGCCCGCTACTTCGCGGACACCACGCTGGTGATGTACGCGGGCCGGATCGTCGAGGGCGGCGACAGCGAGACCGTCACCCAGCACCCCGCCCACCCCTACACCCAGCTCCTCATCGCCTCGGCGCCCGACCCGGACCGGGTGGTCGCCGAGGCGGAGCAGGAGGAGACCGGGACCGGCGAGCCGCCGTCGCTGATCGCCCCGCCGGCCGGGTGCCGCTTCCACCCGCGCTGCCCGAAGGCCATGGAGCGCTGCCGCACCGAACTGCCGCCGCGCTTCGGCCTGGCAGGGGGACAGTGGGCCGCCTGCTGGCTGTACGAGGGGACCGGCACACCGGGAACCCCCGCCGAGCGGACCTCCGCAGAGCGGACACCTGCCGAGCGGACCTCCGCCGAGCGGACCTCCGCCGAGCGGACCTCCGCCGAGCGGACCTCCGCCGAGCGGACCTCCGCCGAGCGGACCTCCGTCGAGCGGACACCTGCCGAGCGCACCCCCACACGGCACACCGATCTGCGGGGGGCCGGCGAGTGAAGTACCTGCTGCAACGGCTCACCTTCT from Streptomyces sp. NBC_00654 includes the following:
- a CDS encoding ABC transporter substrate-binding protein, with the protein product MSVRRRHTLRALSVATAVVALAAGCSSANSGSGKGGAGATGVLTLGKPDGPQTNNSNPFLSTSASATLGYRHMIYEPLAMTNQIRPTDKAAPWLATDWTWESNFTKVTFTLDGRAKWADGKPLTAADVEYTFSLLKKHPALNGNGIPFDGIAVEGGKVVLTFKESQFVNQNKIIQTYIVPKHIWEKVDNPETWPNRTPVGSGPYKLKTFTPQTTTLTATPAYWKGATKVKELRYTAYNDNSAATTALASGKVEWSFVFMPNYKQLYIAKDPKHHQLWFPSGLGIHGLWFNTARKPFDNPALRKAMAMVVDRRAIHIQAQATLYPEITSPTGIPLPAGDPFLAPEYKGATTEPDVEGARKILADAGFTLSGGALKDPSGKPVKLTFTDPAGWNDYITGLSIIKDNIKQLGIEAKVRTQTADAWGADVANGNFDATLHWTNSGATPYDMYQNMMDGSILQPVGKSSQLGNFGRFKSPEATAALKEYANATEDATRTRAMNTLQKIFVEQAPVIPTAAAPIGAEYSSKNWTGWPTESDPYAPPQHTQPTALQIVLKLKPTK
- a CDS encoding LacI family DNA-binding transcriptional regulator, which produces MRVTIADVAREAGVSKTTVSRVVNLKGEVDGSTASRVREVIAQLGYVPSSGAVGLARGSSRTVGMLVPSLTWPWMGELLQGVVDTVEAADYGLLLFTCNRGAESVQRFTDQVSARAFDGLVVVEPENTLDHLTALHRKGLPIVLIDDRGHHPAFPSVVTTNDEGGASAARHLLASGRTRPLVLTGPRHFGCVRDRLSGFRSVLPTDLVADGDFTERGGRLAVEELLAAGVEFDSVFAHNDISAAGVLRALRAAGRRVPDDIAVVGFDDIPMAEHTAPPLTTVRQPTRRMGETAARMLLSHLGGTAAPDEPAVLPTELVVRHSAP